Proteins encoded together in one Coleofasciculus chthonoplastes PCC 7420 window:
- a CDS encoding TIGR04282 family arsenosugar biosynthesis glycosyltransferase, producing the protein MNPATVKETLIIFTRYPEPGKTKTRMIPALGEKGAANLQRQMTENTLAKAKKLQAFHPVSVEIHFAGGNQPLMQAWLGADVIYYQQSEGDLGKRMVSAFEKSFTAGMTGVVIIGTDCPDLNPQIMAEAFQWLETHDLVLGPAQDGGYYLIGLRRLIPELFVGIDWGTSQVRQQTVEIADRLGLAIASLPILHDIDRPEDLGR; encoded by the coding sequence ATGAATCCCGCTACTGTCAAAGAAACGCTAATCATTTTCACCCGCTATCCCGAACCGGGAAAAACCAAAACACGCATGATTCCCGCCCTAGGAGAGAAAGGTGCAGCAAACCTGCAACGCCAGATGACAGAAAATACTCTGGCTAAAGCCAAAAAACTACAAGCATTTCATCCTGTATCTGTAGAAATTCATTTTGCTGGCGGGAATCAACCGTTAATGCAAGCCTGGTTAGGTGCTGATGTGATTTACTATCAACAAAGTGAGGGAGATTTAGGCAAACGAATGGTATCGGCATTTGAGAAATCCTTTACGGCGGGAATGACAGGTGTAGTAATTATTGGGACAGATTGCCCCGATTTAAACCCTCAAATAATGGCTGAGGCATTTCAATGGCTGGAAACCCATGATTTAGTATTAGGACCGGCACAAGATGGGGGATATTATCTGATTGGTTTGCGGCGGTTAATTCCGGAACTCTTTGTGGGAATTGATTGGGGAACCTCGCAAGTTAGGCAACAAACCGTCGAGATTGCCGATCGCTTGGGATTAGCGATCGCATCTCTGCCCATACTCCATGATATTGACCGTCCCGAGGATTTGGGCAGGTGA
- a CDS encoding TIGR04283 family arsenosugar biosynthesis glycosyltransferase translates to MKTETISVIIPVLNEASTIGSILERLVDTDNVEVIVVDGGSQDETVSVARSRNVQVISTPPGRACQMNAGAATATGDILLFLHADTRLPANFDRLIRQALQAPQTIAGAFELGIDSQQFGLRLIERLVNWRSRLFSMPYGDQALFLKATVFHDIGGFPNLPIMEDFEFIRRLQPQGRITIVSESVLTSGRRWQRLGILKTTLINQLIILGYFWRVSPDKLARWYRGKG, encoded by the coding sequence ATGAAAACCGAAACGATTTCAGTTATTATTCCCGTTTTAAATGAAGCGAGTACGATTGGTTCTATCTTAGAGAGGCTTGTAGATACTGACAATGTGGAGGTTATTGTCGTTGATGGGGGGAGTCAAGATGAAACCGTCAGTGTAGCGCGATCGCGAAATGTCCAGGTTATTTCTACCCCACCCGGTCGCGCCTGTCAAATGAATGCAGGTGCAGCAACAGCGACGGGTGATATCCTCCTCTTTCTCCACGCCGATACCCGTTTACCAGCAAACTTTGATCGTTTAATCCGCCAAGCGCTGCAAGCACCCCAAACCATTGCGGGGGCGTTTGAATTAGGCATTGATTCTCAACAGTTTGGCTTGCGTCTAATTGAACGACTGGTAAATTGGCGATCGCGGCTTTTTTCGATGCCTTATGGCGACCAAGCTCTATTTTTAAAAGCGACTGTTTTTCATGATATAGGAGGTTTTCCAAATTTACCAATTATGGAAGATTTTGAATTCATTCGTCGCTTGCAACCACAGGGACGGATTACGATTGTTTCAGAATCGGTTCTGACATCAGGACGACGCTGGCAACGATTGGGAATTCTTAAAACCACCCTAATTAATCAGCTTATTATTTTGGGGTATTTTTGGAGAGTTTCTCCTGACAAACTGGCGCGATGGTATCGGGGAAAAGGGTAA
- a CDS encoding branched-chain amino acid transaminase codes for MHKFLPIAYFQNQFLPFDDAKISIATHALHYGTGAFGGLRGIPDPQNPEQILLFRLDRHCKRLSDSAKYLHYDLPADKIKTIIVEFVKKNQVKTSFYIRPFIYTSDLGIAPRLHKIEKDFFVYGLELGDYLSPEGVSCRISSWYRQADHSLPLRGKISGAYITSSLAKTEAVESGFDEALLMNAQGKICEASGMNIFMVRNGQLITPGYDQDILEGITRDSILTLAKDLGIPTIERPVDKSELFIADEAFLSGTAAKITPIKRIENYELSKTRPITEKLRDKITAITENRDPNYQDWVYVVPLG; via the coding sequence ATGCATAAATTTCTGCCAATCGCTTACTTTCAAAACCAATTTCTTCCCTTCGATGATGCCAAAATTTCTATTGCTACCCATGCGCTGCATTATGGGACAGGCGCTTTTGGCGGATTGCGGGGGATTCCTGACCCCCAAAACCCTGAACAAATTCTCCTGTTTCGTTTAGACCGCCATTGTAAACGATTAAGTGACAGTGCCAAATATTTACATTACGACTTACCCGCTGATAAAATCAAAACTATAATTGTAGAATTCGTCAAAAAAAATCAAGTTAAAACCTCGTTTTATATCCGACCCTTTATTTATACATCCGATTTGGGAATTGCCCCCAGACTGCATAAGATTGAAAAAGACTTTTTCGTCTATGGATTAGAACTGGGTGATTATTTATCCCCAGAAGGGGTAAGCTGTCGAATTAGTTCCTGGTATCGTCAAGCAGATCACAGTTTACCCTTGAGAGGTAAAATTAGTGGCGCCTATATCACATCATCTCTAGCAAAAACAGAAGCGGTAGAATCTGGATTTGATGAAGCATTATTAATGAATGCTCAGGGAAAAATATGTGAAGCCTCCGGAATGAACATCTTTATGGTGCGGAATGGGCAACTGATTACGCCGGGATATGATCAAGATATTTTAGAAGGAATCACCAGAGATAGTATCCTGACGCTGGCAAAGGATTTAGGTATCCCCACAATCGAACGCCCTGTGGATAAATCAGAGTTATTTATTGCAGATGAAGCATTTTTAAGTGGAACGGCGGCTAAAATTACTCCAATTAAACGGATTGAGAATTATGAATTATCGAAAACGCGACCCATCACAGAGAAACTGAGAGATAAAATTACGGCAATTACGGAAAATCGCGATCCCAATTATCAAGACTGGGTGTATGTCGTTCCTCTAGGATAG
- a CDS encoding M61 family metallopeptidase, with translation MTNDKGEMTKPTFHYHVAMPQPQSHLFEVMLQVNGWSESVLDLKMPVWTPGSYLVREYAKHLQDFRVETGNQPLPWNKQSKNHWQVQTGDASTIVVRYRVFANELSVRTNHLDATHGYFNGAALFLFVPDFEQQPIQVTIVPPKSDWQTTTPLAAVEGAENTFEAEDFDTLVDSPFEIGTQQVYDFEVLGKPHQLAIWGQGNADPQRIIADTTKIIETEAELYGGLPYERYLFLLHLSSTGFGGLEHKTSCSLNYPRFAFRAKDKYNRFMQLVAHEFFHLWNVKRIRPKVLERFNYEQESYTTSLWFCEGTTSYYDLVLPLRAKIYDSKTFLEGLGKEITRMKLIPGRLVQPLSESSFDAWIKLYRRDANSDNSQISYYLKGEMVSFLLDLLVRSRHGNQRSLDDVMRRMWQEFGVKEVGFTPQQLQEVLESVADTDLSDFFHRYIEGTEELPFDEYLEPFGLTLTAVEDEDSKPYLGVIVKSENGQEIVKFVNATSPAGIAGVDAGDQLLAIDGWRVSADQLCDRLKDYHPGDTIQVTVFHQDELCTLPVTLGESQPTRYQVVQIKNPSETQKQNLAGWLNTQGD, from the coding sequence ATGACAAATGACAAAGGAGAAATGACTAAACCCACCTTTCATTATCACGTCGCTATGCCTCAACCTCAATCTCATCTGTTTGAGGTGATGCTACAGGTGAATGGTTGGTCGGAATCAGTGCTAGATTTAAAAATGCCCGTCTGGACTCCGGGTTCCTATCTAGTGCGGGAGTATGCCAAACACCTACAGGATTTCCGAGTTGAGACTGGAAACCAGCCCTTACCCTGGAATAAACAGAGTAAAAATCACTGGCAGGTTCAAACTGGAGACGCTTCAACCATCGTTGTCCGCTACCGCGTCTTTGCCAATGAATTATCAGTCCGCACCAATCACCTAGATGCCACTCACGGCTATTTTAATGGGGCGGCGTTATTCCTGTTTGTCCCGGATTTTGAGCAACAGCCGATTCAGGTGACGATTGTACCCCCTAAATCCGATTGGCAGACAACTACACCCTTAGCCGCCGTCGAGGGTGCTGAGAATACCTTTGAAGCCGAGGATTTTGACACCTTAGTCGATAGTCCCTTTGAAATTGGCACACAACAGGTTTACGACTTTGAGGTTCTGGGGAAACCGCATCAACTGGCAATTTGGGGACAGGGAAATGCTGATCCCCAACGGATTATTGCCGATACGACGAAAATTATTGAGACAGAAGCTGAGTTATATGGGGGATTACCCTACGAACGGTATTTATTTTTACTGCATTTATCGTCCACAGGCTTTGGCGGTTTAGAACATAAAACCTCTTGTTCCTTAAATTATCCCCGTTTCGCGTTCCGGGCGAAAGATAAATACAATCGTTTCATGCAATTAGTCGCCCATGAGTTCTTTCACTTGTGGAATGTTAAGCGGATTCGCCCCAAAGTCTTGGAACGGTTTAACTATGAACAAGAAAGCTACACCACATCCCTGTGGTTTTGTGAAGGGACAACCAGTTACTATGATTTAGTCCTCCCCTTACGGGCAAAGATTTACGACAGTAAGACGTTTTTAGAGGGATTGGGGAAAGAAATTACCCGGATGAAACTGATTCCAGGGCGTTTGGTGCAACCCCTGAGTGAGTCCAGTTTTGATGCTTGGATTAAGTTATATCGCCGGGATGCCAATAGTGATAATAGCCAGATCTCCTATTATCTTAAAGGAGAAATGGTATCCTTCTTACTGGATTTGCTGGTGCGATCGCGTCATGGTAATCAGCGCTCCCTTGATGATGTGATGCGGCGGATGTGGCAAGAGTTTGGCGTCAAGGAAGTTGGCTTTACGCCCCAACAACTGCAAGAGGTGTTGGAGTCTGTCGCGGATACTGATTTAAGTGATTTCTTCCATCGCTACATTGAGGGGACAGAGGAATTGCCCTTCGATGAGTATCTCGAACCCTTTGGCTTAACCCTCACGGCAGTAGAAGATGAGGACTCTAAACCTTATTTAGGGGTAATTGTCAAGAGTGAAAATGGGCAAGAAATCGTCAAATTTGTCAACGCCACCTCTCCAGCGGGGATAGCTGGGGTGGATGCAGGGGATCAGTTACTGGCAATAGATGGTTGGCGAGTCAGTGCTGATCAATTATGCGATCGCCTAAAAGATTATCATCCCGGTGACACGATTCAGGTAACCGTGTTCCACCAAGACGAACTTTGTACCTTACCCGTTACCCTAGGCGAATCCCAACCCACCCGCTACCAGGTTGTACAGATTAAAAATCCCTCGGAGACTCAAAAACAGAATTTAGCCGGGTGGTTGAACACCCAGGGGGATTAA
- a CDS encoding Crp/Fnr family transcriptional regulator, with amino-acid sequence MHTKAFSELFPLFNTANPETLEWLLSVGVEHEYPTGRAVLMEDAWGNAVYFIMSGWVKVRRLYGDKAVTLAILGRGDFFGEMAILDESPRSTDVVALSSVKLLSVSAQRFIQTLFKDPQLHHRMLQLMVRRLRQTNVRFQRRHQPAAIKLANTLVNLAENYGQVGEKGTEIYNIPYKDLAEVTDISVEDTAKIMKKLESKGWTDVDPQDQKLCLINLKQLTHLAGRL; translated from the coding sequence ATGCACACCAAAGCTTTTAGTGAGCTTTTCCCTCTATTTAATACGGCGAACCCCGAGACACTAGAATGGCTATTGTCAGTTGGAGTCGAACATGAGTATCCCACCGGGCGAGCCGTTTTAATGGAAGATGCCTGGGGCAACGCCGTTTACTTTATCATGTCCGGTTGGGTCAAAGTTCGACGCCTGTATGGGGACAAAGCCGTGACGTTGGCAATTTTGGGTCGGGGAGATTTTTTTGGCGAGATGGCAATCCTGGATGAATCTCCCCGTTCTACAGATGTTGTCGCCCTTTCATCGGTCAAATTACTCAGCGTCTCCGCCCAGCGCTTCATTCAAACCCTATTCAAAGATCCCCAGTTACACCACCGGATGCTACAACTGATGGTTAGACGGCTGCGTCAGACCAATGTTCGCTTTCAACGACGCCATCAACCTGCGGCGATTAAGTTAGCCAATACCTTAGTCAACTTAGCAGAGAATTATGGTCAAGTGGGGGAAAAGGGAACCGAAATTTATAACATTCCCTATAAAGACTTAGCTGAGGTTACGGATATCAGTGTGGAAGATACAGCTAAAATCATGAAAAAGCTGGAAAGTAAGGGTTGGACTGACGTTGACCCCCAAGACCAAAAACTTTGTTTGATTAATCTCAAACAACTAACCCATCTAGCTGGACGGCTTTAG
- the dxr gene encoding 1-deoxy-D-xylulose-5-phosphate reductoisomerase, translating to MKSITLLGSTGSIGTQTLEILTHHPDQFRLVGLAAGSNVELLAAQIRQFRPEIVALCDAEKLPDLKSAIADLDPQPILVAGEAGVVEVARYGDAEAVVTGIVGCAGLLPTIAAIEAGKDIALANKETLIAGGPVVNPLIAKHGVKLLPADSEHSAIFQCLQGVPEGGLRRIILTASGGAFRDWSVDKLGEVTVADAIKHPNWSMGRKITVDSATLMNKGLEVIEAHFLFGMDYDDIDIVIHPQSIIHSLIELQDTSVLAQLGWPDMRLPLLYALSWPHRIYTDWEPLDLVKAGTLTFKEPDHDKYPCMQLAYAAGRTGGSMPAVLNAANEQAVALFLDEKIQYLDIARCIEQTCDRHSRDNCPDPGLEDILAADRWAREEVLRIYSTLEKSDRVVSLR from the coding sequence GTGAAATCAATTACTCTCCTCGGCTCCACTGGATCGATTGGCACCCAAACCTTAGAGATTCTGACTCACCATCCAGACCAATTCCGGTTGGTGGGATTGGCAGCAGGTAGCAATGTGGAACTGTTAGCTGCCCAGATTCGGCAGTTTCGACCGGAAATCGTAGCCTTATGTGACGCGGAAAAATTACCTGACCTAAAATCCGCGATCGCAGATCTTGATCCCCAACCGATTCTAGTCGCGGGAGAAGCGGGTGTGGTGGAAGTTGCCCGTTATGGTGATGCTGAAGCGGTAGTAACCGGAATAGTTGGATGTGCCGGATTACTACCGACCATTGCCGCAATCGAAGCCGGAAAAGATATTGCCCTAGCCAACAAGGAAACCCTAATTGCCGGGGGACCCGTTGTCAATCCCCTGATTGCCAAACATGGGGTTAAACTGCTTCCGGCTGACTCGGAACATTCTGCTATCTTCCAATGCCTTCAGGGAGTCCCAGAGGGCGGATTGCGGCGGATTATCCTCACCGCATCTGGGGGCGCGTTCCGGGATTGGTCAGTCGATAAGTTAGGGGAAGTAACAGTTGCCGATGCGATTAAACATCCTAACTGGTCGATGGGGCGCAAAATTACTGTCGATTCCGCTACCTTGATGAATAAGGGGCTAGAGGTGATTGAAGCGCACTTCCTCTTCGGTATGGATTATGACGATATCGATATTGTCATCCATCCCCAGAGCATTATTCACTCCTTAATCGAACTACAAGATACCTCCGTCTTAGCCCAGTTAGGCTGGCCCGATATGCGCTTACCCCTACTCTATGCCTTATCCTGGCCCCATCGCATCTATACGGACTGGGAACCCTTGGATTTAGTCAAGGCGGGGACGCTGACGTTTAAAGAACCTGACCATGATAAATATCCCTGTATGCAATTAGCCTACGCAGCCGGGCGGACTGGGGGTTCAATGCCAGCGGTATTAAATGCTGCCAATGAGCAAGCCGTAGCACTGTTTTTAGACGAGAAAATCCAATATTTAGACATTGCCCGGTGTATTGAGCAAACCTGCGATCGCCACAGCCGTGATAACTGCCCTGATCCTGGACTAGAGGATATTCTAGCCGCTGATCGCTGGGCAAGAGAGGAAGTGTTGCGGATTTATTCAACCCTAGAAAAGAGCGATCGCGTGGTTTCCCTGCGATAA
- a CDS encoding AAA family ATPase, with translation MSSPSVPRNAYTDSPEQHPNLILGSVQLLFWLFFHPSAFRNHLKGIDPALDFDHNRGNSLRWQNLALWKLLLQGYIITPILANLILGLVLLALGKSLNEIIPRVTAGVTAGVAAGTAGGLVGGVAGGMAEGLVLGVLLGVAGGMAGGVAEGMAGGVAEGMAEGMAVGVPLGVLFDFDMVLGVAGGMVLGVAVGVAVGVAYGVAYGVAIGVVGGVAVGVVYGVVYGVAIGVAIGVAIGVAIGVGVSINLWLPIVTYPLVILWNEVLYRLDRQRPDTKSHVLRWHSAFWDEWQLLRLSGLDKHLVLVLERNPTEGQAALNYLNTSRHRWAVQAAQIELDARKLERCTDTDAIRHVYDTFASGNLEGSANTILDKFNSISADVDAALNKNSVYNQRIALENVTKPLDLLAQELTRSSNEYAPRFRPIAMRWQQIVAEHIQTLIAATELHQEIDDPYIFGVPLNEQVQLFMGRTSIGIRIEKLILDRRRPPLLLYGQRRMGKTSLLNNLGRLLPKSIIPMFVDLQGAPTSASDHAGFLYNLAKGMRYSAKRQAGLTLPLLTREALTDDPFTTFDEWLDDVEQTLDNNTALLALDEFEVLDKALTEGRFSETDVLGMLRHLIQHRPRFKVLLAGSHTIEEFQRWASYLINVQVVHISYLEEPEARQLIERPIPEFTLRYEPDAVERVLSLTRCHPCLVQLLCSEIVALKNEQEVSIRRLATVVDVEAAIPEALSSGSFFFADIERNQVDELGLAILRFLAAQGEGASIGKTVLSREFPDRLNPSLNLLLQRELIEDSGCGYCFQVELIRRWFARETGE, from the coding sequence ATGTCTTCCCCCTCGGTTCCCCGCAACGCCTATACTGATTCACCAGAACAGCACCCGAACTTGATTCTGGGGAGTGTACAACTGCTGTTTTGGCTGTTCTTTCATCCCTCAGCATTTCGGAATCATCTAAAAGGAATTGACCCGGCTTTGGACTTTGACCATAACCGAGGAAATTCATTGCGGTGGCAAAACTTAGCCTTATGGAAGCTTCTGCTTCAGGGATACATCATTACACCTATACTTGCCAATTTAATTCTGGGTTTAGTGTTGTTAGCTCTGGGGAAATCATTGAATGAAATTATCCCTCGCGTGACGGCTGGCGTGACGGCTGGTGTGGCAGCAGGCACGGCGGGAGGCTTGGTGGGAGGCGTAGCGGGAGGTATGGCGGAAGGCTTGGTGCTGGGTGTGCTGTTAGGTGTGGCGGGAGGTATGGCGGGAGGCGTGGCAGAAGGAATGGCGGGAGGCGTGGCAGAAGGAATGGCAGAAGGAATGGCGGTAGGTGTGCCGTTGGGTGTGCTGTTTGATTTTGATATGGTGCTAGGCGTAGCGGGAGGTATGGTGCTAGGCGTGGCGGTAGGCGTGGCGGTAGGCGTGGCGTATGGCGTAGCGTATGGCGTGGCTATAGGCGTGGTGGGAGGCGTGGCGGTAGGCGTGGTGTATGGCGTGGTGTATGGCGTGGCTATAGGCGTGGCTATAGGCGTGGCTATAGGCGTGGCTATAGGCGTCGGCGTCAGTATAAACTTGTGGCTACCTATCGTAACTTATCCCTTGGTAATCCTATGGAATGAGGTACTTTACCGTCTTGACCGACAACGCCCAGATACAAAATCTCACGTTCTGCGTTGGCATTCAGCCTTTTGGGACGAGTGGCAGCTTTTACGTCTCTCAGGATTAGACAAACACCTTGTCCTAGTGTTGGAACGTAACCCGACGGAGGGACAAGCTGCCCTTAATTACCTCAATACTAGCCGTCACCGTTGGGCAGTTCAAGCCGCACAGATTGAACTGGATGCCCGGAAATTAGAACGCTGTACTGATACAGACGCTATCCGTCACGTTTACGACACATTCGCTTCAGGAAACTTGGAAGGTTCCGCTAACACAATTTTAGATAAATTCAACTCTATCAGCGCCGATGTAGATGCCGCTCTCAACAAAAATAGTGTCTATAACCAACGCATCGCTCTGGAAAATGTCACCAAACCTCTAGACCTTCTTGCTCAAGAATTAACTAGAAGTAGTAATGAATATGCTCCTCGCTTTCGCCCCATTGCCATGCGTTGGCAGCAAATAGTTGCTGAACACATACAAACATTAATTGCAGCCACTGAACTACACCAAGAAATTGACGATCCCTATATCTTTGGCGTACCCCTTAATGAACAGGTTCAACTCTTCATGGGACGCACTAGCATAGGGATTCGCATCGAGAAATTAATATTAGACCGTCGCCGCCCTCCCTTACTCCTTTATGGTCAGCGACGTATGGGCAAAACCTCTCTGCTGAATAACTTAGGACGCCTCCTCCCCAAATCCATCATCCCCATGTTTGTGGATTTACAAGGCGCACCAACATCAGCGAGTGACCATGCAGGTTTTCTCTATAATCTTGCCAAAGGGATGAGATATTCTGCTAAACGGCAAGCAGGTTTAACTCTACCTCTCCTCACCCGTGAAGCCTTAACGGATGACCCCTTTACCACCTTTGACGAATGGCTGGATGATGTTGAACAAACCTTAGACAACAACACCGCACTCCTAGCATTAGACGAATTCGAGGTACTGGATAAAGCTTTAACTGAAGGGCGTTTCAGCGAAACCGATGTCCTGGGGATGCTACGCCATCTCATCCAGCACCGCCCCCGCTTCAAAGTCTTACTCGCTGGTTCTCATACTATCGAAGAATTTCAGCGCTGGGCGAGTTACCTGATTAATGTTCAGGTTGTACATATCAGTTACCTAGAAGAACCCGAAGCCCGCCAACTGATTGAACGCCCCATCCCAGAGTTTACCCTACGCTATGAACCCGATGCGGTTGAGCGAGTCCTCTCCCTGACCCGATGTCATCCCTGCTTGGTACAATTACTTTGCTCTGAGATTGTCGCTCTGAAAAATGAGCAAGAGGTATCGATTCGCCGACTGGCAACTGTAGTTGATGTGGAAGCCGCTATACCCGAAGCCTTAAGCAGTGGTAGTTTCTTCTTCGCCGACATCGAACGCAATCAAGTGGATGAGTTGGGATTGGCGATACTGCGCTTTTTAGCTGCACAAGGGGAAGGGGCGAGTATTGGTAAGACGGTTTTATCCCGCGAGTTTCCCGATCGCTTGAATCCTAGCCTCAATTTACTCTTGCAACGGGAGTTAATTGAAGACAGTGGTTGCGGCTACTGCTTCCAGGTGGAACTAATCCGGCGCTGGTTTGCCAGAGAGACAGGGGAGTAA
- a CDS encoding ATP-binding protein: MARSLKVAPEYINHVKSALRRNGYPSQRKFAEHVTPSLSTVKKFLNGEPVDFEYFVELCEALGLNWRDIYLDESDNPPSPNDSNPTLEESSPFITGTPITHPRYFFGRKRELRRLFNLLKRHPLQNAAIIGKRRICKTSLLHYLKTITTTPPEELRPGQKSDWFPHPERYCWIFVDFQDTRMASQEKLLGYILEAMNMKVPNPCHLDYFMDVVSSHLHSPTVILLDEIGVGLQRCPELDDGFWESLRSLATNQTGGNLAFILATPESPLDLASHTGHSSPFFNIFGFTAYLGALTEAEARELIDSSPIPFPVEDVAWIVENSQCLPLLLQILCRERLFSLEEGETGDDWREEGLRQIEPFTNF; encoded by the coding sequence ATGGCGCGATCGCTTAAAGTTGCCCCAGAGTACATAAACCACGTCAAATCAGCACTTCGGCGCAATGGCTACCCCAGCCAAAGGAAGTTTGCTGAACACGTTACCCCATCGTTATCCACGGTGAAAAAATTCCTCAATGGCGAACCCGTTGATTTTGAGTATTTTGTCGAACTGTGCGAAGCATTGGGGTTAAACTGGCGAGATATTTATTTAGATGAGTCAGACAATCCGCCTTCTCCTAATGACTCAAACCCAACTCTGGAGGAGTCTTCACCCTTCATCACCGGGACACCCATCACCCATCCCCGCTACTTTTTCGGACGCAAACGGGAACTCAGACGCCTGTTCAATTTACTCAAACGCCATCCCCTACAAAATGCTGCGATTATCGGGAAGCGGCGCATTTGCAAAACCTCCCTGTTGCACTACTTGAAAACCATTACCACGACGCCACCGGAGGAATTACGTCCCGGTCAAAAGTCGGACTGGTTCCCCCATCCCGAACGCTACTGCTGGATATTTGTGGATTTTCAGGATACACGGATGGCAAGTCAAGAGAAATTGCTGGGTTATATTCTAGAAGCCATGAATATGAAAGTGCCGAATCCTTGTCACCTAGATTATTTTATGGATGTGGTGAGTAGCCATTTGCATTCACCCACCGTTATTTTATTGGATGAAATTGGCGTGGGATTGCAGCGTTGTCCAGAGTTAGATGATGGGTTTTGGGAAAGTTTACGGTCTTTAGCCACGAATCAGACGGGGGGAAATTTGGCTTTTATTTTAGCCACACCGGAATCTCCCCTGGATTTGGCGTCTCATACGGGACATAGTTCTCCCTTTTTCAATATCTTTGGCTTTACCGCCTATCTGGGCGCATTGACGGAGGCGGAGGCGCGGGAATTGATTGACAGTTCACCGATTCCGTTTCCGGTTGAGGATGTCGCCTGGATTGTGGAGAACAGTCAATGTTTACCCCTGCTGCTGCAAATTCTCTGTCGCGAACGTTTGTTTAGCTTGGAAGAGGGGGAAACGGGGGATGATTGGCGGGAGGAGGGATTAAGACAGATAGAACCCTTTACGAATTTTTAG
- a CDS encoding N-acetylmuramoyl-L-alanine amidase, protein MKLHWLLPSFLGFFLLSFPAQAARLLSWRFDVNQNQLVFTTDEGVQPTGQFLANPNRLVIDLPGIPLENAKLEQLVGGAVRVVRVSQLNPQTTRLVIEFNPGYTINPQQVLLKGFSPRMWTVQLPPPQQVVQLTTPTPLPSQNSVIPPTTSNPPFNLSQVPNRRIVVMVDPGHGGKDPGAVGLNGLREKDVILPISQQVAAILQQQGIQVILTRTSDYFVDLAPRVEMAKQAQADLFVSIHANAVGRRPDVNGLETYYYSNGQGLAQTIHNSILQAIPIRDRGVKQARFYVLRNNPMPAVLVEVGFVTGREDNPRLGTPEYQSQMAGAIAQGILQYIRQNP, encoded by the coding sequence GTGAAACTGCACTGGCTACTTCCCAGTTTTCTCGGCTTTTTTTTGCTCTCCTTTCCAGCGCAAGCGGCGAGATTACTCTCCTGGCGCTTTGATGTGAATCAAAATCAACTCGTCTTTACCACTGATGAAGGGGTACAACCTACTGGGCAATTTCTTGCCAATCCCAACCGCCTGGTGATTGATTTACCCGGTATCCCCCTGGAGAATGCCAAATTAGAACAATTAGTTGGTGGTGCAGTGCGGGTGGTGCGTGTTAGTCAATTGAACCCCCAAACCACGCGCTTGGTGATTGAGTTTAATCCGGGTTATACGATTAATCCCCAACAAGTTCTATTGAAGGGATTCTCCCCTCGGATGTGGACAGTGCAGTTACCACCACCGCAACAAGTTGTCCAATTAACTACACCAACCCCCCTACCGTCGCAAAATTCTGTTATACCTCCAACAACCAGCAATCCTCCCTTCAATCTCTCCCAAGTTCCCAACCGCCGTATTGTGGTTATGGTTGATCCCGGACATGGGGGAAAAGATCCCGGTGCAGTTGGGTTAAATGGATTGCGGGAAAAGGATGTAATTTTGCCCATTTCTCAACAAGTTGCCGCCATTTTACAGCAACAAGGAATTCAAGTCATTCTCACTCGAACCAGCGATTATTTTGTAGACTTAGCACCCCGCGTGGAGATGGCAAAACAAGCCCAAGCGGACTTATTTGTGAGTATCCATGCGAATGCTGTTGGTCGTCGTCCTGATGTGAATGGATTGGAAACCTATTATTACTCGAATGGTCAGGGTCTGGCTCAAACCATTCATAATAGTATTTTACAGGCAATTCCGATTCGCGATCGCGGCGTGAAACAAGCCCGATTTTACGTGCTGCGGAATAACCCAATGCCCGCCGTCCTCGTAGAAGTTGGCTTTGTTACCGGACGAGAGGATAACCCCCGCCTAGGGACACCCGAATACCAGAGCCAAATGGCAGGCGCGATCGCACAAGGTATCTTACAATATATTCGGCAGAATCCATAA